Within Candidatus Chlorohelix allophototropha, the genomic segment TTCAGCCCGGACAGTCAGACCGTTATTTCAGGAAGCGCCGACAAAACAGCGCGAATTTGGGAAGTAGCAAGCGGCAAAGAACTGTTGGTACTCAGTGGTCACACCGGGGGGATAACCAGTCTTGCGGTAAGCGAGGATGGCAAACGGATTGCCACTGCCAGCGAGGATGGCACTGCCAGAGTGTGGGATGCCGCCAGTGGTACAGAACAAATGGCGCTGAGGGGGCATAGCGGAGCAGTTACCGCCGTATTTTTCAAGCCGGACGGGAGCAGGATTTATACCGGAGGGTTAGACAAAACCCTTCGATTGTGGGACAGCGCCAGTGGTAAGGAAATGAAAGTAACCACCGGCTTTACCAAACCCATCAAGCGTCTCTATACCTGTGCAGCTTTTAAGGCTATTCTGAAATTAAACACACCCATTGATCAAGCTGAGGACCCGGTCTGGGTGGTAAGCGATGAGGTATGGCGAAGTTTCGATTTGTACTATGGCTATGGTTATGGCTATGTTCCCTTTGTCCCAACCTATATCGGCGCAATTTTCAGCCCGGACAGTAAACTGATTGCCACCGGAGGGAGTGATGGGGTAGTGAGATTGTGGGATAGCGCTACCGGAAAGTTGGTGCGTACCCTAGAAGGGCATACAAATCTAGTGGGTATGTCCGGAAATGACGGCTTTAGCCCCGATGGGCAGCGACTTGTAACGGGAAGTTATGATAAAACCGCCATCATCTGGGAAGTAGCTAGCGGCAAACAACTGGTTACCTTGCAGGGACATGCTGATGTCGTCACCCTCGCTGCCTTCAGCCCAAATGGGAAGTTGGTAGTCACCTCTAGCGCAGATAATACCGCCCGTATTTGGGATGCCAGCAGTGGCAAGCAGCTTCAAATTCTGAAAGGTCATACCGCCCCGTTATACACCGCCCGTTTCAGCCCTGACAGCAAGTTTATAATCACCGCCAGCATAGATGCCACCGCCCGCATCTGGGATACAACTTCAGGAAAAGAGTTGGCAGTATTGTTGGGACACAGTGGACCGATAAGAGATGCCAGCTTCAGCCCGGATGGGAAAAACATCCTAACTGCCAGCGAAGATTCTACGGTCATTATCCGACCTTGCGAAATTTGCAGCCCTTTTACCCAAGTGCTGGAACAGGCTAAAAAGACCGTCACTCGTTCCCTCACCCCCGATGAAAAAAACCAATTCGGGATAACGACTGCCGCTGTTTTACCGCTCAACCCAGTATCCCGCTGGAGTAGAAAACAAGAAAGAGCTTGAGGGGAAGAATATGAGCCAGCAATTTCAAACCGGCGCTATAATCGCCGGAAAATATCGGATCGAGGGTGAAATCGGCAGTGGCGGGCTTGGCTCGGTCTATCTCGCCACCGACCTCAAACTCAAAAGAGCGGTAGCCATCAAAACCTTGCGCCATAACCGCGCTAACTTTAGCCAGCAACTCCCTGGCACTTTCGAGGAATACTTGGCACGCTTTGAGCGAGAAGCCGCTATCAGCAGTTACTTTACCGCCAACCCCAATATTATTACCGTCTTTGGGCTAGAGCAAGACGAAGCCCAACACTATTACCTGCTTATGGAATACTTTGAAGGCGGCTCCCTCTCCGACCTGCTCAAAAAAGAGGGCAAGCTTTCAATTGAAAGAGCCTGTGCTATCACCCTCGACCTCTGCCGGGCTTTAGCCGAGATCCATCGCCACCCTGCCGACATAGTCCATCGCGACCTCAAACCCGCCAATGTTTTACTCAGAGCCAACGGGCAGGCGGTTATTGCCGATTTCGGGGTTGCTCAAATCGGACATGAGAGCAAGCGAGAATCCGATATAGTTGCGCCTCATCCCGGTTCTCAACCCTACATGTCCCCCGAACAGCGAGGCAGCAGTGGCTACCTTACCCCTGCCTCCGACCTCTACTCGCTCGGCTTGCTGCTCTATGAAATGCTGGTGGGCAAATTGTACAGCAAAATCAAAAAGCTACCCCCCAGCCAGCTAACCCCTGCCATTCCTATTTGGCTGGACAGCCTGCTCACCAAACTGCTGGATAATGAACCTGAAAAACGCTACCAACAAGCCGAAGAGGTGCTTTCAGAACTACAAAAGGGACTGGACAGGCTCAAAAGCGAGGAAGAAACTGCCGAAACTACCCCCTTGCCAGGAATAGCAAAGAAAGCCGATACGCCCCTCCACGCTGAACCCTACTCTGAGCCGGTACCGTTGGCGCAACTTTTGCCCTTAGAAAAGCCGGAAGGCACTATGAGTACCCAATCCCACTTCTATATTGAGCGCCAATCCGACCCCATCGCGCTTGAGACCATCCGGCAGCAGGGGGTCACCATCACCATCAAAGCCCCTCGCCAAATGGGTAAAAGCTCGCTGCTGCTCAGAGTGAGGGAGGAAGCCCTTAAACAGAAAAAACAGGTGGCACTACTGGATTTTCAACTTATCGACAAACCGGCTCTCACCAACCCTGACCTCTTCTTTCGCCAGTTCTGCGACTGGCTCACCGATGAACTGGAGCTTGCCAGCAAAGTAACCGAATACTGGGAAACTCCCTTGGGCAACAGCCAGCGCACCACCCGCTACATGCAGCGTTACCTGCTCAAAACCATCGAGGGACCGCTGGTGCTGGCGATGGACGAAGTGGATCGCATCTTTGACACCCCCTTCCGCTCCGACTTTTTTGGAATGCTCAGGAGTTGGCACAACAGTCGGCAGAGCCAATCGCTGTGGCAGCAACTCGACCTGGTGCTGGTCACCTCCACCGAACCGTACCAATTGATCGAAGACCTAAACCAATCGCCTTTTAACGTGGGGGAGGTGATTGAACTGGCGGATTTCAGTGGGGAGCAAGTTGCCGAACTGAACCGACGCTACCAAGCGCCCCTTTCCCCCGAAGAACTGGCTAAACTGATAACTTTGCTGGGAGGGCATCCTTACTTGGTAAGGCGGGGGTTGTATCTGGTAGCCAGCGGCAGGATTACGGCGCAGGAGTTATTCAGCCGGGCTACCCAAGAACAGGGACCCTTTGGCGACCATCTCCGAAACCACCTTTTCCGCTTGTATGAGCGGGAGGAACTGGTGGAAGGAATGCGGCAGGTGTTGCAAAAGCAGCAGTGCCCGGACGAGCGGGTATATTTCAGGTTGAGAGGGGCGGGCTTGGTGAAGCGGGAGGGACGGCTGGTAGTACCACGCTGCCAACTCTATAGCGAGTATTTCAGGGCAGTAGCGCTGGAGCAGGGACAAATATCGGCAAGTCCGCTAGCCTCAGAAATAGGGTCAAATTCAGCGAAAGCGCCTTTGGCGGGGTTGAGCGAACGGGAACTGGAAGTGCTGAAACTGGTAGTGGAGGGAATGACCAACGCGCAGATAGCGGAAAAGCTGGTATTGAGCATCCACACGGTGAACTCGCACGTCAGCTCGATCTATGGGAAGTTGGAAGTGACCTCCCGCACCGAGGCAGCGCGTTACGCCATCCAGCACAAGCTGGTATAGCGCTCAGAGCAGCTCACCCCAATCTTTGAATTTGGGCTTAACCGCTAAACATTAATTCACCCGACTACTATTTACACGATTTGTGATCTTATTAACTAATAAAATAAGGTGAAAACCTCTTGACAAACAGAGCTCATTTCAGTACAATGGTTCTACATGGCAAGGCATGGCGGGGCAAGGTATGGTATGGCATGGTATGGCTTTTCAGAAGATTGCCCAAGCTCACCTATCAGTAGATAGGACGCTTCTCTTTTGAAAAGATTACCGGATGGGCGCTTCCCTCACAAAGGGTTATATCCCTAGTACGGTTTTGGAAAAAGTCGGGCTAATCCCCGGCTTTTTCTAATTCTCCGATATATTTTCTTTTCAGAACACCTGATCCAAAACTAAAAAGGAACAGCCGAGTTTACCCAACTGTCCTTCTCCTCTACCCGTTGGTAGCATCGGTCATCCAAGTTCGACCTTGGTGTAGGTATCCCACAAGCTATGCGGTAAAAAGCGAGCAGTTGCATTCAAAACCCTGAATTATTACCCCAATATTGGGTCTTCAGTATTGGCAGTCTGGTTTAATCATAGCGTGCACCTCAAGTAAGCGCCCAGGCTGTGGGCAAATCCTCCCAACTGGTGGTGTAAGGCGGAGAAACCCGCCCCCGCTTCATTTGCCATTCCTGCCCTATCCCGGCAGACCCCAGCCGTAGCGTATTCCGCCCGTAACGCCGGTTCAGGCTATCCACCGTCTCCATCAACCGTCCCTGCTGCTCGATTTGCCCCACCCCTTCCCCGAAATAGCTCAACTGCACCCCCTGCTGCGACAAACCCGTCACCAGCACCCCCGCTTTGTGGTAGCGATACCCCGCCCTATAAATCTTTTCCAGCCCTATGCAAGCATAATGCGTCAGCGCAGGCGTATAATTGGTGGGTTGTGGCAACGGCAGCGTAATATGCCCGGCGTATTGTGGCTCATCCACTCGAAAAGGGCTGGTGCGCACAAACACCTGCAACACGCTTGCCGCCGACCCCTGCCGCCGCAACTTCTCCCCTAACCTTGCCGTGTAGCTTGAAACCGCCTCCTTTAATTCCCCCACACTCTCCACCGCTTGCCCGAATGAGCGCGACGACACCAGCGCTTTCTTGGGCGACACCGCCAATTCCAGCGGAATACACCCCACCCCTCGCAACTCCAACACGGTGCGCGCTGCCAACACCGAAAGCTGCTTTCCCACCCAGCGTTCCGGCGCATACTTCAGGTCAAATGCGCTGCAATAGCCGTAATGACGCAACAAGGTTGCCCACTGGCTGCCAACACCCCAAATATCCTCCACCTCCGTTGCTGCCAGCAACTTATCCAACTCCTCCTCGCCCCACTCCGAAATATCCAGCACGCCCTCGAACCAAGGATCTTTCTTAGCGCGTTCGTTGGCAAGCTTCGCCAGCGTTTTGGTACGAGCTACCCCCACACTCACCGGAATCCCGGTACAGCGTTTCACTTGTGCCCGCACCTCTCGGCAAAAGTCCAGCCGTTGTGCTGCCGACATCTCCGGCAAACGCATAAAAGCCTCATCAATCGAATAAATCTCAAGCTCGGTTCCAAAGCCTTGCAGCGTCTCCATCACCCGCGCCGACATATCGGCGTAGCACGTGTAATTCGAGGAAAATACTGCCACCCCCTGCTCCTCCAAAAACGCCTTGCGCTTGAAATAGGGTTCGCCCATTTTCAAACCCAACTTCTTGGCTTCGTTCGAGCGTGCCACGATATTGCCATCGTTATTTGACAACACCACCACCGGCTTACCTTCCAGGCGGGGCTGAAATACTCGCTCTGCCGAAACATAGAAATTGTTGCAATCCACCAACGCCAGCGCCGGATTCATATCTCACTTCCTCCATTTTTAGAGACCGCAAAGTAAAGATAAGTAAACTCCGTATAAAACCCATTTCCAGCCTCTTAACTTAACGCTTAACGGAAAGGTTTGCAGCACTCCCCCTACAAATCGTGCACTACCGCCGTAACCACCCCCCAAATTTCCAGCGTCATCTCGCCCGTGACCACCAGCGGGGGGAATAGGGCATTCTCCGCCTCCAGCACATAACCCCCCTGCCGTTTCCGCAAGCGCTTGACCGTAAACTCGCCGTCCAGCACTGCTACCACCACGCTGCCATCACGGGGCTTGAGTGAGCGATCCACCACCAGCACATCGTGGGGATGAATCCCCGCCCCCAGCATGGACTCGCCGCTCACCCGCATAAAAAAAGTAGCGGCGGGATTTTTAATCAAGAGGCGGTTCAAATCCAGCAGGGTATCGACATAATCTTCGGCTGGACTGGGAAACCCCGCCGCTACTGCCGAGAGAAACAAGGGTAAACCCGCAAATTCAGGCAAGCGCCTTGCGCCAAAAGTCTCTGCAGCCGTGCCGCGCATACAATACACCTCCCTTAAATAAAAGCCTGACCCCTACAAACGCCCATCGTAAAGGTGCGGTGAGAAGGGGCGCGGATAACGACACCTAGTAAGAGAACTCTTAACCGTTACATACCGTCACATACCTGATGTAGCTGCCCTTTTAGCCCCAACAGCTACACGAACACATGTGCTATTACTGACATCATCATACCGACTTGTACCGCACCTTCAAATTCCAAAGCTACAAAAATGTAGCATTTAGCCCAATCGTGCAGGAAATAGTACGAATGTACTATTAATTGGTTAAATTAGGTTAAGAAACAGCTCCTTATCCGGCAAAACTTAAAATAAGATTAATAAAAAGAGCGGTTCACGCTCCTCCCGAAATGGAGAGTAAACCGCTCCTATCGCGCTAAATCGATAAACTCGTCACCCCACTTCAATTACAGGAGGAGTGGGTCAATAAAGACCGGCGCCCTTCGCTCCATCTCAGCCTTTTGAAACCCACTATCCGTTGGCATTTCGGTTTTGCCGACTTCAGGGCGGTTGAACAATATCCCATTGTATAGCTTACTTAACATAACATAAGTACTGCCAAAACTTTCCAGCTCTTCTGGGCTTGCCGGCGGTTCTTCCAGGAGTCGTCGGAGAGGGTTGAATCCAACCACACCCCTGAAATCCACTCTCCCAAAACTCTCCCCCACAGCCTCACCTCTAGCCTGTTTGTTCCGGTCAGCACTCTCTTGCAACTGAGCAGCCCAATAGTAACCCTGCGACAACGACACCACCGGTTTAGATAAATCTGCCGCCATCACCACCGATCGCAAACCCAAAGCGGACAACCGCACATCCCGCTGCCAGTGCCTTTTATGCCCCAGCGCGCCCACCCGTTCCTTGATATGCCAAAAATGGAAGCTTGGCTCGACCAGACAATTTCGGCAGTCTCGCTCAGCTTTTTTGATCACACTCCAGAAGTCACCAAAGCTGGAGTAATCCAGCAGCGGGGCTACCTCCCTGGCGTACCAGAACTCGCCCCCCCAGGGGTTTACCCGCCTGATACCGGCGAAGGGATGATTCTTTGCTATCATTGTGCCGCCCTCCCTTCATCAATCGTAGCAAGTCCCGTCCCCTCGCCATGGCGG encodes:
- a CDS encoding AAA-like domain-containing protein codes for the protein MSQQFQTGAIIAGKYRIEGEIGSGGLGSVYLATDLKLKRAVAIKTLRHNRANFSQQLPGTFEEYLARFEREAAISSYFTANPNIITVFGLEQDEAQHYYLLMEYFEGGSLSDLLKKEGKLSIERACAITLDLCRALAEIHRHPADIVHRDLKPANVLLRANGQAVIADFGVAQIGHESKRESDIVAPHPGSQPYMSPEQRGSSGYLTPASDLYSLGLLLYEMLVGKLYSKIKKLPPSQLTPAIPIWLDSLLTKLLDNEPEKRYQQAEEVLSELQKGLDRLKSEEETAETTPLPGIAKKADTPLHAEPYSEPVPLAQLLPLEKPEGTMSTQSHFYIERQSDPIALETIRQQGVTITIKAPRQMGKSSLLLRVREEALKQKKQVALLDFQLIDKPALTNPDLFFRQFCDWLTDELELASKVTEYWETPLGNSQRTTRYMQRYLLKTIEGPLVLAMDEVDRIFDTPFRSDFFGMLRSWHNSRQSQSLWQQLDLVLVTSTEPYQLIEDLNQSPFNVGEVIELADFSGEQVAELNRRYQAPLSPEELAKLITLLGGHPYLVRRGLYLVASGRITAQELFSRATQEQGPFGDHLRNHLFRLYEREELVEGMRQVLQKQQCPDERVYFRLRGAGLVKREGRLVVPRCQLYSEYFRAVALEQGQISASPLASEIGSNSAKAPLAGLSERELEVLKLVVEGMTNAQIAEKLVLSIHTVNSHVSSIYGKLEVTSRTEAARYAIQHKLV
- a CDS encoding LexA family protein, whose product is MRGTAAETFGARRLPEFAGLPLFLSAVAAGFPSPAEDYVDTLLDLNRLLIKNPAATFFMRVSGESMLGAGIHPHDVLVVDRSLKPRDGSVVVAVLDGEFTVKRLRKRQGGYVLEAENALFPPLVVTGEMTLEIWGVVTAVVHDL
- a CDS encoding Y-family DNA polymerase; its protein translation is MNPALALVDCNNFYVSAERVFQPRLEGKPVVVLSNNDGNIVARSNEAKKLGLKMGEPYFKRKAFLEEQGVAVFSSNYTCYADMSARVMETLQGFGTELEIYSIDEAFMRLPEMSAAQRLDFCREVRAQVKRCTGIPVSVGVARTKTLAKLANERAKKDPWFEGVLDISEWGEEELDKLLAATEVEDIWGVGSQWATLLRHYGYCSAFDLKYAPERWVGKQLSVLAARTVLELRGVGCIPLELAVSPKKALVSSRSFGQAVESVGELKEAVSSYTARLGEKLRRQGSAASVLQVFVRTSPFRVDEPQYAGHITLPLPQPTNYTPALTHYACIGLEKIYRAGYRYHKAGVLVTGLSQQGVQLSYFGEGVGQIEQQGRLMETVDSLNRRYGRNTLRLGSAGIGQEWQMKRGRVSPPYTTSWEDLPTAWALT